From one Equus caballus isolate H_3958 breed thoroughbred chromosome 29, TB-T2T, whole genome shotgun sequence genomic stretch:
- the LOC138921348 gene encoding uncharacterized protein yields the protein MEKQTELPWALPTCGAAPGSLALRRATSSPFHLLFPARPHRGLGLASSSDCGPGAAFPADPAPASGPLLAAAVSAFPERLGRGGGPGRLPGDSARAPLRGCPAQGDAEPHPGPRLAGGGVAGPAQHQAPPHRGPQRNVTERGHLYGHVAEAGARRPELCLLVVVEVLSSLQLPIAGKEEEAGPTREEDHEEETEPGRSPARGALALGSLRVGGPVWVGATRHPPSTPPPGQP from the exons ATGGAGAAGCAAACAG AactgccctgggccctgcccacCTGCGGGGCTGCTCCGGGCTCCCTGGCCCTCCGCCGGGCCACCTCCTCGCCCTTCCACCTGCTGTTCCCAGCGCGCCCGCACCGCGGTCTGGGCCTCGCCTCCTCCTCGGACTGCGGCCCTGGGGCTGCCTTCCCTGCCGACCCCGCTCCGGCCTCGGGGCCTCTGCTCGCCGCCGCGGTCTCGGCCTTTCCAGAAAGGTTGGGGCGCGGCGGCGGCCCCGGGCGACTACCTGGCGACAGCGCGCGGGCGCCGCTCCGGGGCTGCCCTGCGCAGGGGGACGCTGAGCCGCATCCGGGGCCGAGGCTGGCAGGGGGTGGAGTTGCGGGCCCCGCGCAGCACCAAGCGCCGCCCCACCGAGGACCGCAGCGAAATGTCACGGAGCGGGGTCACCTCTATGGTCACGTCGCGGAGGCTGGGGCTCGCCGCCCTGAGTTGTGCCTGCTGGTAGTAGTCGAAGTACTCAGCAGTCTCCAGCTGCCCATAGCCGGGAAAGAGGAGGAGGCCGGTCCCACCAGGGAAGAGGACCACGAGGAGGAAACGGAGCCTGGGAGAAGCCCCGCCCGCGGCGCCCTTGCCCTTGGCAGCCTGCGGGTAGGGGGACCCGTCTGGGTAGGGGCCACACGCCACCCGcccagcacccctcccccagggcagCCATAA